Proteins encoded in a region of the Quercus lobata isolate SW786 chromosome 8, ValleyOak3.0 Primary Assembly, whole genome shotgun sequence genome:
- the LOC115954954 gene encoding uncharacterized protein At2g39910 isoform X2, whose amino-acid sequence MLNEMLSHLERQPRDKERRVAWLKYIDPLLSAVGLVLLAHFRRIFPLILKWMHADDDETVLLVLERIQTILKLTWIRNTPYVGRLVDELMILYKEAAMKRAREEVRMHILQILILLQQCKGMQFEAAWGKHKDDPNLANLESSLSGRGAATVVQ is encoded by the exons ATGTTAAATGAGATGTTAAGTCACTTGGAGCGGCAACCAAGGGACAAGGAGCGCCGTGTTGCATGGCTCAAATATATCGATCCACTTTTGAGTGCTGTTGGTCTTGTGTTATTAGCACATTTTAGGCGTATATTTCCCCTTATTCTTAAGTGGATGCatgctgatgatgatgagacTGTTCTACTG GTTCTGGAACGGATCCAGACTATTTTAAAGTTAACGTGGATAAGGAACACACCATATGTTGGAAG GTTGGTTGACGAACTCATGATTTTGTATAAAGAGGCTGCAATGAAAAGGGCTCGTGAAGAAGTTAGAATGCATATTCTTCAGATACTGATCTTACTCCAGCA ATGCAAAGGTATGCAATTTGAAGCAGCCTGGGGCAAGCACAAGGACGATCCAAACTTGGCAAATCTTGAGTCATCTTTAAGTGGAAGAGGCGCAGCAACG GTCGTTCAATGA
- the LOC115954954 gene encoding uncharacterized protein At2g39910 isoform X1: MLNEMLSHLERQPRDKERRVAWLKYIDPLLSAVGLVLLAHFRRIFPLILKWMHADDDETVLLVLERIQTILKLTWIRNTPYVGRLVDELMILYKEAAMKRAREEVRMHILQILILLQQCKGMQFEAAWGKHKDDPNLANLESSLSGRGAATVKTMLFITARL, from the exons ATGTTAAATGAGATGTTAAGTCACTTGGAGCGGCAACCAAGGGACAAGGAGCGCCGTGTTGCATGGCTCAAATATATCGATCCACTTTTGAGTGCTGTTGGTCTTGTGTTATTAGCACATTTTAGGCGTATATTTCCCCTTATTCTTAAGTGGATGCatgctgatgatgatgagacTGTTCTACTG GTTCTGGAACGGATCCAGACTATTTTAAAGTTAACGTGGATAAGGAACACACCATATGTTGGAAG GTTGGTTGACGAACTCATGATTTTGTATAAAGAGGCTGCAATGAAAAGGGCTCGTGAAGAAGTTAGAATGCATATTCTTCAGATACTGATCTTACTCCAGCA ATGCAAAGGTATGCAATTTGAAGCAGCCTGGGGCAAGCACAAGGACGATCCAAACTTGGCAAATCTTGAGTCATCTTTAAGTGGAAGAGGCGCAGCAACGGTAAAAACCATGCTCTTTATTACTGCACGTTTGTGA
- the LOC115958522 gene encoding glucan endo-1,3-beta-glucosidase 2, with amino-acid sequence MTMPSLSFFITLTLSLLQLTTSLPTQLGVTYSTAATTTKPPPPDQISAALSTLKLTSLRILNPDPTLTRAFTYTNTSLLLTIPNSLIPPISANRSVALRWLYLHVVPFYPRAKITTISVGHDFLDEYYSSPGLFSCLLPAVRNVHLALRDLGIHRISVSTTFSFVNIISTPFPPSSSEFQPPASESFIKPLLQFLRDTNSSFLINIYPYKLYRLNSEIPIGFALFQDHPFNFRDDLITGVRYRNLFDMMVDSVVSAMAVAGYENIPVVVVETGWPSSGADTSEVEANPAYAEMYLKNLVEHLRSGTGTPLRKEGVAEVYIYELFDKEVKLRNDRNWGILYPNMTKKYKIEFSGCGCNGIINHQTGFVRVVSFLLFAFLLWLLQ; translated from the coding sequence ATGACGatgccttctctctctttcttcatcactctcactctctccctACTCCAACTAACTACCTCACTCCCAACCCAACTCGGCGTCACATACTCcaccgccgccaccaccaccaaaccaccGCCGCCGGACCAAATCTCCGCCGCCCTCTCCACTCTCAAACTCACCTCCCTCCGCATCCTCAACCCAGACCCTACTCTCACCCGCGCCTTCACCTACACAAACACCTCTCTCCTCCTCACAATCCCCAACTCCCTGATCCCTCCCATCTCCGCCAACCGCTCCGTCGCGCTCCGCTGGCTCTACCTCCACGTCGTCCCCTTCTACCCTCGCGCCAAAATCACCACCATCTCCGTCGGCCACGACTTCCTCGACGAATACTACTCCTCCCCAGGCCTCTTCTCCTGCCTCCTCCCCGCCGTCCGAAACGTCCACCTCGCCCTCCGCGACCTCGGCATCCACCGCATCTCCGTCTCCACCACCTTCTCTTTCGTCAACATCATCTCCACTCCGTTCCCGCCTTCCTCCTCCGAGTTTCAACCCCCAGCCTCCGAGAGCTTCATCAAGCCACTGCTCCAGTTCTTGCGCGACACCAACTCCTCGTTCCTGATCAACATCTACCCTTACAAGCTCTACAGGCTCAACTCCGAGATCCCGATCGGCTTCGCCCTGTTCCAGGACCATCCGTTCAACTTCCGCGACGACTTGATCACCGGCGTCCGGTACCGGAACCTCTTCGACATGATGGTGGACTCGGTGGTTAGCGCCATGGCCGTCGCCGGCTACGAGAATATTCCGGTGGTCGTGGTCGAGACGGGGTGGCCGAGCTCCGGCGCCGACACGAGCGAGGTCGAGGCTAATCCGGCTTACGCCGAGATGTATCTGAAGAACCTTGTGGAGCATTTGAGATCGGGGACCGGCACGCCGCTGAGGAAGGAAGGAGTGGCGGAGGTGTATATATACGAGCTGTTTGACAAGGAAGTGAAGCTAAGGAATGATCGGAATTGGGGGATTCTGTATCCGAATATGACCAAGAAGTACAAGATCGAGTTCTCTGGGTGTGGGTGCAATGGTATCATCAATCACCAAACTGGTTTCGTGAGAGTTGTGTCTTTCTTGCTCTTTGCTTTCTTGCTTTGGCTTTTGCAGTAG